One part of the Deltaproteobacteria bacterium genome encodes these proteins:
- a CDS encoding aquaporin Z produces MQKCYAEFFGTFWLVLGGCGSAVLAAAFPELGIGLLGVSLAFGLTVLTMAFAIGHISGCHLNPAVSIGLWAGGRFPSKDLGPYIAAQVLGGIAAGAVLYLIASGKAGFDLSAGFASNGYGEHSPGGYGLLSALICEVVMTMMFLVVILGATDSRAPRGFAPIAIGLCLTLIHLISIPVTNTSVNPARSTGVAVFVGGWALTQLWLFWVAPIVGAVLGAVVYRFIGTEKK; encoded by the coding sequence ATGCAAAAGTGTTACGCGGAGTTTTTTGGAACATTCTGGCTGGTTCTTGGGGGCTGCGGCAGTGCCGTGCTCGCGGCCGCGTTCCCGGAACTTGGAATCGGCTTGCTGGGGGTGTCCCTGGCCTTTGGCTTGACCGTGCTGACCATGGCTTTCGCTATCGGCCATATTTCGGGGTGTCATCTCAATCCGGCCGTGTCGATTGGTTTGTGGGCGGGCGGCCGTTTTCCATCAAAGGATCTGGGCCCGTATATCGCGGCCCAGGTGTTGGGAGGCATCGCCGCCGGAGCTGTTTTGTACCTGATTGCCAGCGGCAAGGCCGGGTTCGATCTTTCGGCCGGTTTCGCCTCGAATGGCTATGGCGAGCATTCGCCGGGTGGCTATGGTCTGTTGTCCGCCCTGATTTGCGAAGTGGTCATGACCATGATGTTTCTCGTGGTGATCCTTGGCGCCACGGACAGCCGGGCGCCACGGGGGTTCGCGCCCATCGCCATTGGCCTGTGCCTGACGTTGATCCATCTCATCAGCATCCCGGTCACGAACACCTCCGTCAACCCGGCCCGCAGCACTGGCGTGGCCGTGTTTGTTGGTGGGTGGGCGTTGACCCAGTTGTGGTTGTTCTGGGTGGCTCCAATTGTCGGTGCCGTGCTTGGCGCGGTGGTGTACCGCTTTATCGGAACCGAAAAAAAATAA
- a CDS encoding trehalose-binding protein has product MPSGSSALCQPGPVIGPYTVEEFVDAAERFHGYAAPGLILGGFMVHEARRHIPEGILFDAISETAWCLPDAVQMLTPCTVGNGWLRIFPLGLYAVALFNKFTGQGVRVAVETDLLQPYPTIREWLFKLKPKKEQDSPRLRREILMAGASVCSVREIALRKEFMGGRGKGAINACPACGQAYPARDGAVCRSCRGESPYTGWIGGHDRRELGFDGPALRLVSAEDAVGHTALHDMTRVEPGKSKGTAFARGQKLDVGDVCRLQRMGRFEVYVEDGGADEAWVHEDDAARALAAKLSGPGVDCSGLPREGKVVLVAEHDGLLTIAESVLEDMNSIPGVMCATRHAFSVVEKGQQIAATRAIPLYLDRNTLGDALHVLENGPVLEVRPLRPRKVGILVTGTEVFEGLIEDRFIPIITAKVEGLNCPVVATDIVPDDRDRISRAVADMLDLGVELIVTTAGLSVDPGDVTRQGLVDAGVENMRYGTPVLPGAMTLLANIGAVDVIGVPACALFFKTTSFDLLLPRVLAGLSPSRRELARLGHGGLCMECKCCTYPKCPFGK; this is encoded by the coding sequence ATGCCCTCTGGATCATCCGCCCTGTGCCAGCCCGGCCCCGTTATTGGACCGTACACGGTCGAGGAGTTCGTCGACGCGGCGGAACGTTTTCATGGATACGCCGCGCCCGGTTTGATTCTGGGCGGGTTCATGGTGCACGAGGCCAGGCGCCATATTCCCGAGGGCATTCTTTTTGACGCGATTTCCGAGACGGCCTGGTGTCTGCCCGACGCGGTTCAGATGCTGACGCCCTGCACCGTTGGCAACGGGTGGTTGCGAATTTTTCCTCTGGGTCTGTACGCGGTGGCCCTGTTCAATAAATTCACGGGACAGGGCGTGCGCGTGGCCGTGGAGACCGACCTGCTCCAGCCGTATCCGACCATTCGGGAGTGGTTGTTCAAGCTCAAACCCAAGAAGGAGCAGGACAGTCCCCGGCTGCGCCGGGAAATCCTCATGGCCGGGGCCTCGGTCTGTTCGGTGCGGGAGATTGCCCTGCGCAAGGAATTCATGGGGGGCCGTGGCAAGGGAGCCATCAACGCCTGTCCGGCCTGCGGTCAGGCGTATCCGGCCAGGGACGGCGCGGTTTGCCGGTCGTGTCGGGGAGAATCGCCGTATACAGGCTGGATTGGCGGCCACGATCGGCGGGAATTGGGCTTTGACGGACCCGCGTTGCGTCTGGTCTCCGCCGAGGACGCCGTGGGGCACACGGCCCTGCATGACATGACCCGCGTCGAGCCGGGCAAGAGCAAGGGGACGGCCTTCGCCCGCGGTCAAAAACTGGATGTGGGGGATGTCTGTCGTTTGCAGCGCATGGGTCGGTTCGAGGTCTATGTCGAGGACGGCGGCGCGGACGAGGCCTGGGTTCACGAAGATGACGCCGCCCGCGCCCTGGCCGCCAAATTGTCCGGGCCAGGGGTGGACTGTTCGGGTCTGCCGCGCGAGGGCAAGGTTGTCCTGGTGGCCGAGCACGATGGATTGCTGACCATCGCCGAATCCGTTCTCGAGGACATGAACTCCATTCCCGGCGTCATGTGCGCCACCCGGCATGCCTTCAGCGTGGTGGAAAAAGGCCAGCAGATCGCGGCCACGCGGGCCATTCCTTTGTATCTCGATCGGAACACCCTGGGCGACGCCCTGCACGTTCTGGAAAATGGCCCAGTGCTGGAGGTGCGCCCCCTGCGTCCACGCAAGGTGGGCATCCTGGTCACGGGGACCGAGGTATTCGAGGGGCTGATCGAGGACCGGTTCATTCCCATCATTACCGCCAAGGTCGAGGGCCTGAACTGTCCCGTGGTGGCCACGGACATCGTGCCCGACGATCGTGACCGCATTTCCCGAGCCGTGGCGGACATGCTTGATCTCGGCGTGGAATTGATCGTGACCACGGCCGGCCTGTCCGTTGACCCTGGCGACGTGACCCGTCAGGGGCTGGTCGACGCCGGGGTGGAGAATATGCGTTATGGCACGCCGGTCTTGCCCGGCGCCATGACGCTGCTGGCGAATATCGGGGCCGTGGATGTGATTGGCGTGCCGGCCTGTGCCCTCTTTTTCAAGACCACGAGCTTTGATCTTCTCCTGCCACGAGTACTGGCCGGCCTGTCTCCGAGCCGTCGCGAGCTGGCCCGGTTGGGTCATGGCGGCCTGTGCATGGAATGCAAATGCTGCACCTACCCTAAATGCCCCTTCGGCAAGTGA
- a CDS encoding transposase, whose product MKKIDILSLNNLTLSESSAQRFLLEFCWKNHQRFCPVCKNRNLYRLTDGRRRCGRCGYTFHDFSRRFLNRCALDARQWLWLLKLFALDVPPGSIASEMNLGYATILKALDTVRRAILAQALDAPKLYSAGVWPGPGNPKPATEMSDSPIFGIIELGGMAICDLLPDLDPASVLHFKLNFCLKTACIGHVVYTAPYKHYQALVACGPGLWPARYIKHADKRLPVDGSPFWNLAKQRLRLLRGVPASHFPLYLKECELRYNSRDQDLVPILAQLLCSFVPRPVEDEKKPPRSRPGRHHGKSSQKS is encoded by the coding sequence ATGAAAAAAATCGACATACTCTCTCTAAATAACTTAACATTATCAGAATCATCCGCCCAACGTTTTTTGTTGGAATTCTGCTGGAAAAACCATCAAAGATTCTGCCCGGTCTGCAAAAATCGTAATCTGTACCGCCTGACCGATGGCCGGCGTCGCTGTGGGCGATGCGGATACACGTTCCACGATTTCAGCCGTCGCTTTCTGAATCGCTGTGCCCTCGATGCCCGGCAATGGCTTTGGCTATTAAAACTCTTTGCCCTGGACGTGCCGCCCGGCAGTATCGCCTCGGAAATGAACCTCGGCTACGCCACCATCCTCAAGGCCCTGGACACGGTCCGGCGAGCCATTCTGGCCCAGGCGCTGGACGCCCCCAAACTGTATTCGGCCGGCGTTTGGCCAGGACCAGGCAACCCCAAGCCGGCAACCGAAATGAGCGACTCGCCGATTTTTGGAATCATCGAACTTGGCGGCATGGCCATCTGTGATCTGCTGCCGGACCTTGATCCGGCCAGTGTCCTGCATTTCAAACTCAATTTCTGTCTCAAAACCGCGTGCATCGGGCACGTCGTCTACACCGCCCCCTACAAGCACTACCAGGCGTTGGTCGCCTGCGGCCCAGGCCTGTGGCCCGCCCGTTACATCAAGCACGCGGACAAGCGCCTGCCCGTGGACGGCTCTCCCTTCTGGAACCTCGCCAAACAGAGGCTGCGTCTGTTGCGCGGCGTACCAGCCTCGCATTTTCCCCTGTATCTGAAGGAATGCGAACTGCGCTACAACTCCCGAGACCAGGATCTTGTCCCGATCCTGGCCCAGTTGCTGTGTTCTTTCGTCCCGCGCCCCGTGGAGGACGAAAAAAAGCCGCCCCGGTCACGACCAGGGCGGCATCACGGCAAATCTTCCCAAAAAAGTTGA
- a CDS encoding LysR family transcriptional regulator: MKTPTVRMHLWLESGESVYFGMGRVMLLDKIEEHGSLRKAAEALGMSYRAAWGKLRATEDALGEVLVESVGTKRGGCRLTARGRFYREKFRAWFNAVEQTAVAQAKLIFEDGVQSYTEKSIRVRSSRPHVPLLERRPAP; the protein is encoded by the coding sequence ATGAAAACGCCCACCGTGCGCATGCATTTGTGGTTGGAGTCGGGCGAAAGCGTGTATTTTGGCATGGGCCGGGTCATGCTTCTGGACAAGATCGAGGAGCATGGTTCCCTGCGCAAGGCAGCGGAAGCCTTGGGGATGTCGTATCGGGCGGCCTGGGGTAAGTTGCGCGCCACGGAAGATGCCTTGGGCGAGGTATTGGTTGAATCCGTCGGGACCAAGCGCGGCGGATGCCGGCTGACGGCGAGGGGGCGGTTTTATCGGGAGAAGTTTCGGGCGTGGTTCAACGCCGTGGAGCAAACCGCCGTGGCTCAGGCCAAGCTCATTTTCGAGGATGGCGTTCAAAGCTATACCGAGAAAAGCATCCGGGTACGCTCCTCCCGGCCCCATGTCCCCCTGCTGGAACGCCGGCCCGCGCCATGA